A genomic segment from Mucilaginibacter terrenus encodes:
- a CDS encoding glycoside hydrolase family 30 protein gives MKTGTLIAGMICFSASVFGQAAKPKTLYSAANKTVKVFITVKGSDKRLAPASALTFKNSPQPPETETVVFVDPAKTFQTMIGIGGALTDASAETFYKLPKEKQKEFLAAYYDKNIGIGYSFGRTSIMSTDFSTDSYSYIKEGDAALKTFDISHDKKYRIPFIKEITAAAGGKLTMFVSPWSPPAFMKTNNSVLHGGKLKKEFDQSWANFYVKFIKTYEAAGIPIWGLSVQNEPMATQTWESCNYTAEEERDFVKNFLGPTLAKGGLSSKKLIVWDHNRDLMYQRASTILEDPAASKYIWGIGFHWYETWTGAGQNFENVRLTHAAFPDKNLVFTEGCVEKFDFDKLKDWSLGERYGLSMINDFNGGTVAWTDWNVLLDEKGGPNHVGNFCFAPVHADTRNGELIYTNSYYYMGHFSKFIRPGAKRVAASASRDKLLTTAYMNTDGKLAVVVMNRTDEKIEYSLWIKGKAAKTVAEPHSIATLVVQ, from the coding sequence ATGAAAACAGGAACTTTAATAGCCGGAATGATATGCTTTTCGGCATCCGTGTTTGGGCAGGCTGCCAAGCCTAAAACGCTCTACTCAGCAGCAAATAAAACCGTAAAAGTATTCATAACCGTAAAAGGGTCAGACAAGCGTCTTGCACCGGCTTCTGCGCTAACATTCAAGAACAGTCCGCAACCGCCGGAAACAGAAACAGTAGTATTTGTAGATCCTGCAAAAACTTTCCAAACCATGATAGGGATTGGCGGAGCGCTTACAGATGCATCGGCAGAAACCTTTTACAAACTGCCGAAGGAGAAGCAAAAGGAGTTCCTGGCTGCCTACTATGACAAGAACATTGGTATAGGTTATTCCTTTGGCCGTACCAGCATCATGAGCACCGACTTTAGCACGGATAGTTACAGCTATATAAAAGAGGGAGATGCTGCACTCAAAACTTTCGATATTAGCCACGATAAGAAATACCGTATACCTTTCATAAAAGAGATCACCGCTGCGGCAGGTGGTAAACTAACCATGTTTGTATCGCCATGGAGCCCGCCGGCTTTTATGAAAACCAATAATAGCGTGCTGCACGGCGGTAAGCTTAAAAAAGAGTTTGACCAAAGCTGGGCCAATTTCTACGTGAAGTTTATTAAAACTTACGAAGCGGCCGGTATTCCTATATGGGGCCTCTCAGTGCAGAACGAGCCTATGGCTACCCAAACCTGGGAATCGTGCAACTACACTGCCGAAGAAGAACGCGATTTTGTTAAAAACTTTTTAGGTCCAACACTGGCTAAAGGTGGTTTGTCATCAAAAAAGTTAATAGTTTGGGACCACAACCGCGACCTGATGTACCAGCGCGCCAGCACTATACTGGAAGACCCTGCCGCTTCTAAATACATCTGGGGGATAGGCTTTCACTGGTACGAAACCTGGACCGGCGCGGGTCAGAACTTTGAGAACGTACGTTTAACCCACGCTGCCTTCCCCGATAAGAACCTGGTATTTACCGAAGGCTGTGTAGAGAAATTTGATTTTGACAAGTTGAAGGACTGGTCGTTAGGCGAGCGTTATGGTTTGTCAATGATTAACGATTTTAACGGCGGTACGGTAGCGTGGACAGACTGGAACGTTCTGCTGGACGAAAAAGGCGGGCCGAACCACGTAGGCAACTTCTGTTTTGCGCCGGTACACGCCGATACCCGCAACGGCGAACTGATCTACACAAACTCTTACTACTACATGGGGCATTTCAGCAAGTTCATCCGTCCGGGTGCAAAACGCGTTGCAGCATCTGCAAGCCGCGATAAACTGCTAACCACTGCTTACATGAATACAGATGGCAAACTTGCCGTTGTTGTAATGAACCGTACCGATGAAAAAATTGAATATAGCCTGTGGATTAAAGGCAAAGCTGCAAAAACTGTTGCCGAACCACATTCAATAGCAACGCTGGTGGTACAGTAG
- a CDS encoding alpha/beta hydrolase → MKTKMLNFAVLVAIAGIVACKGSGSSSTPADSAASDTAAIKTADTTTKEIKPKGAAPAWAPNMKPEMQAVIEKLESYGDKPIPKLTAQEARKNHTPTDAVMDLMKDNNIPKPVFKVDTAGKEIPVAGGSIHARVYTPKSGKSVYPVIVYYHGGGFVIANLDVYDASANVLAEKTDAIVVSVAYRLAPEHKFPTAHDDAFAAYKWVLANAASIHGDAKKVAVAGESAGGNLAINTAIKARDTKIALPTAIIAVYPVAGSDMNTKSYTKNAAAKPLDKPMMMWFVKNYLNSMAEGKDTRINLVAANLKGLPPTTIITDEIDPLQSEGMMLADKLKAAGVKVDSKNWDGVTHEFFGMGALVPQAKEAETYAVDQLKKAFGM, encoded by the coding sequence ATGAAAACTAAAATGCTAAATTTTGCAGTCCTTGTAGCTATTGCCGGGATTGTTGCCTGTAAGGGGAGCGGATCTTCCTCAACTCCGGCGGACAGCGCAGCATCTGATACTGCTGCGATAAAAACTGCCGATACAACCACGAAAGAAATTAAACCAAAAGGTGCAGCACCTGCATGGGCACCGAATATGAAGCCCGAAATGCAGGCTGTTATAGAAAAGCTCGAAAGCTATGGCGACAAACCTATTCCCAAGCTTACCGCGCAAGAAGCACGTAAGAACCACACTCCTACAGATGCGGTGATGGATTTAATGAAAGACAACAACATCCCTAAACCAGTATTTAAAGTAGATACTGCCGGCAAAGAAATTCCGGTGGCAGGCGGCAGCATACACGCGCGGGTATACACTCCTAAAAGCGGCAAGAGCGTTTATCCGGTAATAGTTTATTACCATGGTGGTGGTTTTGTAATAGCTAACCTGGATGTTTATGATGCGTCTGCAAACGTATTAGCAGAGAAAACAGATGCTATTGTCGTGTCAGTTGCTTATCGCCTCGCACCCGAGCATAAATTCCCAACCGCTCATGACGATGCATTTGCAGCCTACAAATGGGTATTGGCAAACGCAGCTTCTATTCATGGCGATGCTAAAAAGGTAGCTGTAGCTGGTGAAAGTGCCGGTGGTAATCTGGCAATAAACACAGCTATCAAAGCGCGTGATACTAAGATCGCGCTGCCAACAGCTATAATAGCGGTTTACCCGGTAGCCGGGTCGGACATGAACACCAAGTCTTACACAAAAAACGCAGCTGCAAAGCCATTAGATAAACCAATGATGATGTGGTTTGTGAAGAATTATCTCAACAGCATGGCTGAAGGTAAAGACACACGCATAAACCTGGTAGCTGCCAATTTAAAAGGACTGCCGCCAACTACTATTATAACGGATGAAATAGACCCGCTGCAAAGCGAGGGTATGATGCTGGCAGACAAGCTAAAAGCAGCCGGCGTAAAGGTTGACAGCAAAAATTGGGATGGTGTAACCCACGAGTTTTTTGGTATGGGTGCCCTAGTACCTCAAGCTAAAGAAGCAGAAACTTATGCTGTAGACCAGCTTAAAAAGGCCTTTGGCATGTAA